The proteins below are encoded in one region of Chitinophagaceae bacterium:
- a CDS encoding glycoside hydrolase family 28 protein, translating into MFSLYSHVLFLIQASAQVAIAPAWVKKVGARSFPSAKTIYTVNNYGAVSDTVTVNTKAIQKAIDECAAKGGGIVVFKPGTYVTGALFLKNNVHLRIDKGVLILGSTDFGDYPDIDTRVAGLEMIWPAALINAINVKNVAITGAGIINARGKFCWDKYWTTRKEYDAKGLRWIVDYDVKRVRTLLVQSSSDVTVKGLTFKNAGFWTVQLLYSNNLTVDGVVIKNNEDGSGPSTDGIDVDSSSWVLIENCDIDCNDDNFCLKAGRDWDGLRVNRPTEYVVIRKSIARRGAGLVTLGSETSGGIRHIYCTDLVAKHTDNGLRIKSATTRGGTVEDVYFVNSVLDSVRNAYQFNLNWYPAYSYSELPKGYTMETIPPHWKSMLQKVTPAERGTPYAKNFYIQNVKITNAQKGFEVNGLVNSKLKISSF; encoded by the coding sequence ATTTTTTCACTTTACTCGCATGTACTTTTTTTGATACAGGCATCTGCACAGGTTGCCATTGCACCTGCATGGGTGAAGAAAGTGGGTGCAAGATCATTCCCATCGGCCAAAACAATTTATACCGTTAATAATTACGGAGCAGTAAGTGATACAGTAACGGTGAATACAAAAGCAATTCAGAAAGCAATTGATGAATGTGCTGCAAAGGGCGGAGGTATTGTTGTGTTTAAACCCGGCACCTATGTAACAGGCGCTTTGTTTTTAAAGAACAATGTTCATCTGCGTATCGACAAAGGTGTATTAATTCTTGGATCAACAGATTTTGGTGACTACCCTGATATTGATACCCGTGTTGCAGGCCTTGAAATGATTTGGCCAGCTGCACTGATCAATGCAATTAATGTAAAGAATGTAGCCATTACCGGTGCAGGAATTATCAATGCAAGAGGAAAATTCTGCTGGGACAAATACTGGACAACAAGAAAAGAGTATGATGCAAAAGGACTCCGCTGGATTGTTGATTATGATGTAAAACGTGTACGCACATTGCTGGTACAAAGTTCATCAGATGTTACAGTAAAAGGGTTAACATTTAAGAACGCAGGTTTCTGGACTGTGCAGTTACTCTATTCAAACAACTTAACTGTTGATGGAGTGGTGATTAAAAATAACGAAGATGGAAGCGGTCCAAGTACAGATGGTATTGATGTGGATTCATCAAGCTGGGTGTTGATTGAAAACTGTGATATTGATTGCAACGATGATAATTTTTGTTTGAAAGCTGGAAGAGACTGGGATGGGTTAAGAGTCAACCGTCCCACAGAATATGTGGTGATCAGAAAATCTATTGCACGCAGGGGAGCAGGGCTTGTAACCCTTGGCAGTGAAACATCAGGGGGTATCCGTCATATTTATTGTACTGATCTTGTGGCAAAGCATACCGATAACGGCTTGCGGATAAAGTCAGCAACCACAAGAGGGGGAACAGTGGAAGATGTATATTTTGTAAACTCTGTTTTAGATTCAGTACGTAATGCGTACCAGTTTAATCTCAACTGGTATCCTGCTTACAGTTATTCTGAATTGCCCAAAGGGTACACAATGGAAACAATTCCTCCGCATTGGAAATCCATGCTGCAAAAAGTAACTCCTGCTGAAAGAGGAACTCCTTATGCAAAGAATTTTTACATCCAGAATGTAAAGATCACCAACGCACAGAAAGGGTTTGAAGTAAACGGATTAGTGAATTCCAAATTGAAAATTTCCAGTTTCTGA
- a CDS encoding SusC/RagA family TonB-linked outer membrane protein, with protein sequence MRKSSSSHAIFMIIILLLSSLTIFAQKRTLTGVVSDQKGTPLASATVTIKGEKIATITDANGTFRIDVSSPTAILVISYVGSKPIEVSTTGKTTVLVTLNVTDTNLSEVVVIGYGTQKRGDVNGAVSSVTSKELANIPQPTVDQMLQGRAAGVTVTANSGQPGAAISVRIRGITSFSGSEPLYVIDGVAIDGNAPSQASSNDGVFGGLSPVTQEQKPSVLASINPNDIASIDVLKDASATAIYGSRGANGVVIITTKKGKVGDAKINYDVYYGIQEQGKFLKMMDLPQYARFENNLADLFGTTRRIEFADPGKLGTGTNWQDAIFRRANQTSHTLSISGANAKTDYYISGGYFKQDGTIIGSDFNRYSIHTSINSQVKEWFKAGVSITANQNKANTLLGNNYGIIYSALLQAPDVAVYNADGSFAGPAIDAGGQAMGGLNPLQRALSVTNYLIRSNIQGRIYGDIKLFKDFTLHSEIDGDFNWGQAKIYNPTYAYGAPGFPPAFSNTLAVLEENNNHSTYWNWLEHLNYNHTFGSKHVVSALLGREVWQSNYGGIIASTKGFTAGNTIQTLNLGTQSSNTLNEPKGSTSMESYLIRAIYTFNNKYSITASARSDRSSNFAEGHQVGYFPGVAVSWRISDEPFMDKINKTVSNLKVRLGYGATGNSNIPQYSYGSAINPVVTGLGTGFRVANFSNPDLTWETAIQQNAGVDFSLLHNRIDASFDIYKKTSKDFLFQQPLPSFLGGGTAEYSNVAVVQSPWVNAGEIENKGFEFNITSRNFVKKILHGQQL encoded by the coding sequence ATGAGAAAATCAAGCTCCTCCCATGCGATCTTTATGATCATTATTTTATTATTGTCTTCTCTAACCATTTTTGCGCAAAAAAGAACTCTTACCGGAGTTGTTTCTGATCAAAAAGGCACTCCTCTTGCCAGCGCAACTGTAACTATTAAAGGAGAAAAAATTGCAACAATTACTGATGCAAATGGAACATTCAGGATTGATGTTTCATCACCTACTGCTATTTTGGTAATTTCTTATGTTGGCTCAAAACCAATTGAGGTATCTACTACAGGGAAAACAACGGTTCTTGTTACTTTAAATGTAACTGACACCAATCTTAGTGAAGTTGTGGTAATTGGCTATGGAACTCAAAAAAGGGGGGATGTGAATGGTGCGGTTTCATCCGTCACATCCAAAGAACTGGCTAATATTCCTCAACCAACTGTTGATCAAATGCTTCAAGGCAGAGCTGCCGGTGTAACTGTTACTGCAAACTCAGGTCAACCAGGAGCAGCCATTTCGGTACGTATCAGAGGTATTACTTCTTTTAGTGGAAGTGAACCTTTGTATGTAATTGACGGGGTGGCCATTGATGGTAATGCTCCTTCACAGGCATCATCGAATGACGGAGTTTTTGGCGGTTTGTCTCCTGTTACACAAGAGCAAAAGCCCAGCGTACTCGCCAGCATAAACCCAAATGATATTGCATCAATAGATGTATTAAAAGATGCTTCTGCCACTGCTATTTATGGCAGCCGCGGTGCTAATGGTGTAGTAATCATTACTACCAAGAAAGGGAAAGTTGGTGATGCAAAAATTAATTATGATGTTTATTACGGGATTCAGGAGCAGGGAAAGTTTTTGAAAATGATGGATCTCCCGCAATATGCCCGGTTTGAAAATAATCTTGCCGATTTATTTGGCACAACCCGCCGGATAGAATTTGCTGATCCGGGCAAATTGGGTACAGGTACTAATTGGCAGGATGCAATATTTCGAAGAGCCAACCAAACCAGTCATACCCTTTCCATCTCAGGGGCAAATGCTAAAACTGATTATTATATTTCCGGTGGCTATTTTAAACAGGATGGTACTATTATAGGTTCTGACTTTAACCGTTATTCAATACACACATCAATTAACTCACAGGTAAAAGAATGGTTTAAAGCGGGTGTAAGCATTACTGCCAATCAAAACAAAGCCAATACCCTATTGGGAAACAATTATGGTATTATTTATAGTGCTCTTTTGCAAGCTCCTGATGTTGCTGTTTATAATGCCGATGGAAGTTTTGCAGGACCTGCTATTGATGCAGGCGGCCAGGCAATGGGAGGGTTAAATCCACTTCAACGGGCATTAAGCGTTACAAATTATTTGATAAGAAGCAATATACAAGGCCGGATTTATGGCGATATCAAGCTCTTTAAAGATTTTACGTTGCACTCCGAAATTGATGGAGATTTTAATTGGGGACAGGCTAAAATATATAATCCGACCTATGCTTATGGAGCTCCTGGTTTCCCGCCTGCCTTTTCAAATACATTAGCTGTTTTGGAGGAAAATAATAATCATAGTACTTATTGGAACTGGCTGGAGCATTTGAATTATAATCATACTTTCGGGAGTAAACATGTAGTATCCGCATTGTTAGGTCGTGAAGTATGGCAATCTAATTATGGCGGAATTATTGCCAGTACCAAAGGATTTACAGCAGGTAATACTATTCAAACTTTAAATTTAGGAACGCAATCTTCCAATACGTTGAATGAACCCAAAGGCAGTACTTCAATGGAATCGTATTTAATACGTGCTATTTATACTTTTAATAATAAATACAGCATCACTGCAAGTGCCCGTAGTGACCGTTCCTCTAATTTTGCCGAAGGGCATCAGGTTGGTTATTTCCCCGGTGTCGCTGTTTCATGGCGAATATCAGATGAACCGTTTATGGATAAAATAAACAAAACGGTGAGTAATCTTAAAGTCAGGTTAGGCTACGGCGCCACTGGTAATTCTAATATTCCACAATATAGTTATGGCTCGGCAATTAATCCTGTAGTTACGGGATTAGGCACGGGTTTTAGAGTTGCTAATTTCAGCAACCCGGATCTTACCTGGGAAACAGCCATACAGCAAAATGCAGGTGTGGATTTTAGTTTACTTCATAATCGTATTGACGCTTCTTTCGATATTTATAAGAAAACTTCAAAGGATTTTCTTTTTCAGCAACCTTTGCCTTCTTTCCTCGGTGGTGGTACAGCTGAATACTCCAATGTAGCGGTTGTGCAATCACCTTGGGTAAATGCGGGTGAAATTGAAAACAAAGGATTTGAATTTAATATTACAAGCCGGAATTTTGTTAAAAAGATTTTACATGGTCAACAACTGTAG
- a CDS encoding rhamnogalacturonan lyase, protein MEYLTRGVYAVNSGNGKVFVSWRLLGTENNDLSFNLYRTVNGKTAKLNKAPLQTATGFTDESVDTNAVNIYTVKAIINKKEEQQGSSFTLQAAAKPYLSIPLQTPAGYSANDASVGDMDGDGVYEIVVHMTGRARDNSQAGITDVAIFQCYKLDGTFLWQINLGKNIREGAHYTQFMVYDLDGDGKAEIAMKTADGTIDGKGTVIGDSTEDYRNQRGYILSGPEFLTVFNGQTGAAISTVSYDPPRYPASLNPTEYELKTMWGDGYGNRMDRFLACIAYLDGKHPSLVMCRGYYTRTVLAAWDLKDKKLVKRWVFDSNESGNKPYAGQGNHNLTVTDVDDDGKDEIVYGQMTVDDNGKGLYTTGIGHADALHVSDLDPQHPGLEVFSIQERFGDAGANFRDAKTGEVIWKKASVKAGDDGEGPGRALALDIDPRYPGFECWVAGAGITGMFDNKGNKIAEKTPPCNMGIYWDGDALSEVLNGVNISKWDYINSASVKLFDGRDFGCVSNNGTKSNPCLSADLFGDWREELVCRTTDSKELRIFSTSIPTEIKLYTLMHNPQYRLSIAWQNVAYNQPPHVSYYIGEGMKMPAKPNIVINRK, encoded by the coding sequence ATGGAATATCTTACCCGTGGTGTGTATGCAGTTAACAGCGGTAACGGAAAAGTATTTGTAAGCTGGCGTTTACTTGGCACAGAAAATAATGATCTGTCGTTTAACCTGTATCGTACTGTGAATGGAAAAACAGCAAAGCTTAACAAAGCTCCATTGCAAACAGCAACAGGGTTTACGGATGAATCAGTTGATACAAATGCTGTAAACATTTATACAGTAAAAGCAATCATCAATAAGAAAGAAGAACAGCAGGGCTCATCCTTTACCTTACAGGCAGCGGCAAAACCATACTTATCTATTCCACTGCAAACACCGGCCGGTTATTCTGCCAATGATGCAAGTGTGGGAGATATGGATGGAGATGGTGTATATGAAATTGTTGTTCACATGACGGGAAGAGCAAGAGATAATTCACAGGCAGGCATCACTGATGTCGCCATTTTTCAATGTTATAAACTGGATGGAACTTTTTTGTGGCAGATCAATCTTGGAAAAAATATCCGTGAAGGTGCACATTACACACAGTTCATGGTGTATGATTTAGATGGTGATGGAAAAGCTGAGATCGCAATGAAAACGGCTGATGGAACAATTGATGGAAAAGGTACAGTGATTGGCGACAGTACAGAAGATTATCGCAACCAGCGTGGTTATATATTAAGTGGCCCTGAATTTCTTACAGTGTTCAACGGACAAACAGGTGCTGCCATATCAACTGTCAGTTACGATCCTCCACGATATCCAGCTTCTCTCAATCCAACAGAATACGAACTAAAAACCATGTGGGGTGATGGTTATGGCAACCGCATGGATCGTTTTCTTGCCTGCATCGCCTATCTCGATGGCAAACATCCTTCTTTAGTAATGTGCCGTGGTTATTATACAAGAACTGTTTTGGCTGCATGGGATTTAAAAGATAAAAAGTTAGTGAAACGCTGGGTGTTTGATTCAAATGAATCCGGTAATAAACCTTATGCAGGACAGGGTAATCATAATTTAACAGTAACAGATGTAGATGATGATGGAAAAGATGAAATTGTATACGGTCAAATGACAGTTGATGATAACGGTAAAGGATTATACACAACTGGTATCGGTCATGCAGATGCATTGCATGTAAGTGATCTTGATCCGCAACATCCCGGACTTGAAGTGTTCAGTATCCAGGAACGTTTCGGTGATGCAGGTGCAAATTTTCGTGATGCAAAAACAGGCGAAGTAATCTGGAAAAAAGCTTCAGTAAAAGCAGGCGATGATGGTGAAGGTCCGGGCCGTGCTTTGGCGTTGGATATTGATCCCCGCTATCCCGGCTTTGAATGCTGGGTTGCTGGTGCAGGAATTACAGGTATGTTTGATAACAAAGGAAATAAGATTGCTGAAAAAACTCCTCCCTGTAATATGGGCATCTACTGGGATGGTGATGCTTTAAGTGAAGTGTTGAATGGAGTGAACATCAGTAAATGGGATTATATCAACAGTGCATCAGTAAAATTATTTGATGGAAGAGATTTTGGCTGTGTTAGTAATAACGGAACAAAATCAAATCCCTGTTTGAGTGCCGATTTGTTTGGCGACTGGAGAGAAGAACTTGTATGCCGCACAACCGACAGTAAGGAGTTGCGGATATTTTCAACATCTATTCCAACAGAAATTAAATTGTATACACTTATGCATAATCCGCAATACCGTTTAAGTATTGCCTGGCAGAATGTAGCTTACAATCAACCACCACATGTGAGTTATTATATTGGTGAAGGAATGAAGATGCCTGCAAAGCCAAATATTGTTATTAACAGGAAATAG
- a CDS encoding glycoside hydrolase family 43 protein, with translation MKRIYTALVGLFFLSAVVAQSGDSVRVFAYFKNNGQDGLHLAYSFDGLQWKALKNDSSFLKPVVSKDKLMRDPCIIRGADGLFHVVWTVSWNEKGIGYASSADLIHWSEQQFIPVMQQEDSARNCWAPEITYDAKKKQYMIYWATTISGKYKADPKVESGYNHRMYYVLTKDFKTFSKTKLLYDKGFNVIDATIVPDGKRFIMFLKDETREPAQKNIKIATSKKLNSGYSNATAPITGNYWAEGPTTLKLNNTWIVYFDKYRDHKYGAIQSADLINWTDISDKISLPKGIRHGTIFTISRKEFELLQNL, from the coding sequence ATGAAACGAATTTATACAGCACTGGTTGGTTTGTTTTTTTTAAGTGCAGTAGTTGCACAGTCGGGCGACAGTGTTCGTGTGTTTGCCTATTTCAAAAATAACGGGCAGGATGGTTTGCATCTTGCTTACAGTTTTGATGGGTTACAATGGAAAGCATTGAAGAATGACAGCTCTTTTTTAAAGCCTGTTGTTTCAAAAGATAAACTGATGCGTGACCCCTGCATTATCCGTGGTGCTGATGGTTTGTTTCATGTGGTATGGACAGTAAGCTGGAATGAGAAAGGAATCGGTTATGCATCATCAGCTGATTTGATTCACTGGAGTGAACAACAATTTATTCCTGTGATGCAGCAGGAAGATTCTGCACGCAACTGCTGGGCTCCTGAAATTACCTATGATGCAAAGAAGAAACAATACATGATCTATTGGGCAACAACCATCTCCGGTAAATACAAAGCTGATCCAAAAGTAGAGAGCGGTTACAATCATCGGATGTATTATGTGCTGACAAAAGACTTTAAAACCTTCAGCAAAACAAAATTACTTTACGACAAAGGTTTCAATGTGATTGATGCAACGATTGTTCCTGACGGAAAACGGTTTATCATGTTTCTGAAAGATGAAACAAGAGAACCTGCGCAGAAAAATATTAAGATCGCTACGAGTAAAAAATTAAACAGCGGTTACAGCAATGCAACTGCACCAATCACCGGTAATTACTGGGCTGAAGGTCCAACAACATTAAAGCTGAATAATACCTGGATTGTTTACTTTGATAAATACCGTGATCATAAATACGGAGCCATACAATCAGCTGATTTGATTAACTGGACAGATATTTCAGATAAAATTTCCCTGCCAAAAGGTATCCGTCATGGAACAATCTTTACGATCAGCAGAAAAGAATTTGAATTGTTGCAGAATTTGTGA
- a CDS encoding helix-turn-helix domain-containing protein: MQPVILREITPLTSSDCFTIFTRTKSEFDFPFHSHEELELNFIRNAKGAKRVVGDHIGEIDELELVLVGSNLPHVWESHKCKSKEIKEITIQFHKDLFDEKFLRRNQMSFIRNMLELSAKGISFSKQTIEQITPRLIALSKKQGFDSVLELLSILHDLSVSRNMHTLSVATFNNAEVSYNSRRIEKAFEYMNQNFQKNITLNEIAKLVNMTEVSFSRFFKTRTGITFIDSLLEIRLGHASRLLIDTTQSVSEVAYNCGFNNISNFNRLFKKKKDCTPKEFRENYSFYGSRIFI, from the coding sequence ATGCAACCGGTTATACTCAGAGAAATCACCCCTCTTACCAGTAGTGATTGCTTTACCATATTTACAAGAACTAAATCAGAATTTGATTTTCCATTTCACAGTCACGAAGAATTAGAACTGAATTTTATACGAAATGCAAAAGGTGCCAAACGTGTGGTTGGTGATCATATTGGTGAAATTGATGAGCTGGAACTTGTTTTGGTTGGATCGAACCTGCCACATGTTTGGGAATCACATAAATGTAAAAGCAAAGAAATAAAAGAGATCACCATTCAGTTTCACAAAGACCTCTTCGATGAAAAATTTCTACGCCGCAACCAGATGAGTTTTATCCGCAACATGCTGGAGCTTTCTGCAAAAGGGATTTCCTTTTCCAAACAAACCATTGAACAGATTACACCGAGATTGATTGCATTAAGTAAGAAACAGGGTTTCGATTCTGTGCTGGAATTACTTTCCATCCTGCATGATCTTTCCGTTTCAAGAAATATGCATACGCTGTCCGTTGCCACTTTCAATAATGCAGAAGTATCCTACAACAGCCGTCGTATAGAAAAAGCATTTGAATACATGAATCAGAACTTTCAAAAAAATATTACGCTTAATGAAATTGCGAAGCTGGTGAATATGACAGAGGTTTCATTCAGCCGTTTCTTTAAAACCAGAACAGGCATTACATTTATTGACAGCCTGCTTGAAATAAGATTGGGGCATGCATCAAGACTATTGATTGATACAACTCAGTCCGTTTCAGAAGTAGCTTATAACTGCGGCTTTAATAATATATCCAACTTCAACCGTCTCTTCAAGAAAAAGAAAGATTGCACACCAAAAGAATTCAGGGAGAATTACAGTTTTTATGGAAGCAGAATATTTATTTAA
- a CDS encoding sialate O-acetylesterase — protein sequence MFRLPEFRFLFLSLLLFCTSGSVAQLKISAVFSDNMVLQRDNPLPVWGKANPGTTVIVSFLSQQKTATATKDSNWSVILDPLQLSATPADLVIKAESTITFHNVLVGDVWLCSGQSNMEYPLDRRLKKYAAPKNGTDLSADEVNKPNKPSAIRYLYVERVLNKFPELPTKGWKDGNDTIVRYVSAIGYFFAKEIYEKTNVPIGIISTSWGGTRIEQWTPASAYKQYGAFKQFITSDTFKIDGMHPGQMYKGMMEPLIPFAVKGVLWYQGESNCMIEDQATYLEKFGVFVKSWRTLFNGDPLPFYTVQISPFLYTSRKDPKKHSAELLPKFWEAQAMCTVIPGTDMIVTTDLVDNLKDIHPSYKWVVAHRLALKALAREYDHNVGESSGPVIKSVKRKRNKLILSFSHAGNGLISSDGQPLSWFSIAGKDGIFVPATAVIKNNRVEVFSAEIKKPKYIRFAWNEAAQPNLFNKDGLPAMPFRTDRFSN from the coding sequence ATGTTTCGCTTGCCGGAGTTTCGTTTCCTTTTCCTCAGTTTATTGCTTTTCTGTACATCCGGATCAGTTGCACAATTAAAAATTTCTGCTGTTTTTTCAGATAATATGGTTCTTCAACGGGATAACCCATTGCCGGTTTGGGGAAAGGCAAATCCCGGAACAACCGTAATAGTTTCCTTTCTTTCACAACAAAAAACTGCAACAGCAACTAAGGATAGTAACTGGTCAGTTATATTAGATCCACTACAACTTTCTGCAACTCCTGCTGATCTTGTGATTAAAGCAGAATCAACGATTACTTTTCATAATGTATTGGTTGGTGATGTATGGCTTTGTTCAGGGCAGAGTAATATGGAATATCCATTAGACAGAAGATTAAAAAAATATGCAGCACCAAAAAACGGAACCGATCTTTCGGCAGATGAAGTAAATAAACCGAACAAACCAAGTGCCATCCGTTATTTATATGTGGAACGTGTACTGAATAAATTCCCTGAACTGCCAACAAAAGGATGGAAAGATGGAAATGATACAATTGTAAGATATGTTTCTGCTATCGGTTATTTCTTCGCCAAAGAAATTTATGAAAAAACAAATGTGCCCATCGGTATTATTTCAACTTCATGGGGCGGAACAAGAATTGAACAATGGACTCCAGCGTCAGCATACAAACAATATGGTGCATTTAAACAATTTATTACAAGTGATACATTTAAGATTGATGGAATGCACCCGGGCCAGATGTATAAAGGAATGATGGAACCGTTGATTCCATTTGCAGTAAAAGGAGTACTCTGGTACCAGGGCGAAAGTAATTGCATGATTGAAGACCAGGCAACTTATCTTGAAAAATTTGGAGTATTTGTGAAATCATGGAGGACTTTATTCAATGGTGATCCGCTACCTTTTTATACCGTGCAGATTTCACCTTTTTTATATACATCAAGAAAAGACCCTAAGAAGCATAGTGCGGAGTTATTGCCAAAATTCTGGGAAGCACAGGCAATGTGTACAGTTATACCTGGGACAGATATGATTGTAACAACCGACCTGGTTGATAATTTAAAAGATATTCATCCTTCTTACAAATGGGTAGTTGCACATCGCCTGGCACTTAAAGCATTAGCAAGAGAGTATGATCATAATGTGGGTGAGTCATCAGGCCCTGTTATTAAATCAGTAAAAAGAAAAAGGAATAAACTTATACTCAGTTTTTCACATGCAGGAAATGGATTAATCAGCAGCGATGGGCAACCGTTAAGCTGGTTCAGCATTGCAGGGAAGGATGGAATATTTGTACCTGCAACTGCGGTGATAAAAAATAATAGAGTTGAAGTTTTTTCAGCAGAAATAAAAAAGCCAAAGTATATACGCTTTGCATGGAATGAAGCAGCACAGCCCAACTTGTTTAATAAAGATGGACTGCCTGCTATGCCTTTCCGTACAGACAGATTCAGTAACTGA
- the rhaM gene encoding L-rhamnose mutarotase → MQRVAFKMKLFKGKEEEYKKRHDALWPDLQELLKQTTISEYSIFLDEETSFLFGVMKIEDAVKLDSLPSHPVMKRWWAYMKDLMESNADNSPVSIPLKEVFYLP, encoded by the coding sequence ATGCAACGTGTAGCATTTAAAATGAAACTGTTTAAAGGCAAAGAGGAAGAGTATAAAAAAAGACATGATGCCTTATGGCCCGACCTGCAGGAGTTACTGAAACAAACCACCATCAGCGAGTACAGCATTTTCCTCGACGAAGAAACAAGTTTTCTCTTTGGTGTAATGAAAATAGAGGATGCTGTAAAGCTCGATAGTTTACCATCGCATCCGGTGATGAAAAGGTGGTGGGCCTATATGAAAGACCTGATGGAAAGCAATGCGGATAATTCACCGGTAAGCATTCCGCTGAAAGAAGTTTTTTATTTGCCTTAA
- a CDS encoding T9SS type A sorting domain-containing protein codes for MAAAPKPNIQLVNNVTTPVRDVSVTDLAVDVFPNPSVKSFIIKLNSSYTFQVFDTNGRLILQGNGNGTIETGNELQPGVYFLKIQSKKKSSTQKIIKK; via the coding sequence ATGGCTGCAGCACCAAAACCCAACATTCAACTGGTGAATAATGTAACAACTCCTGTAAGAGATGTTTCAGTAACAGATTTGGCAGTTGATGTATTTCCTAACCCGTCAGTAAAATCATTTATTATTAAACTGAACAGCTCGTATACCTTCCAGGTGTTTGATACAAATGGAAGACTGATCTTACAGGGAAATGGAAACGGAACAATAGAAACAGGAAATGAGTTGCAGCCTGGAGTTTATTTTCTGAAAATACAATCGAAGAAAAAATCAAGTACACAAAAAATCATTAAAAAATAA
- a CDS encoding rhamnogalacturonan acetylesterase, protein MLMLGAVLTSFLIIKNEKPTIYIIGDSTVRNTNRPQCGWGEMIGEYFDSTQINISNQAMAGRSTRTFIKEKRWEKVLSTLKNGDYVIIQFGHNEGSRPDTSRAGYRGVLRGTGDETVELTWKDSTVETVHTYGWYLKKFIKDAKAKGARPIICSMIPRNQFVEGKVKRADRDYGKWAKEVAESEGVYFIDLNSITADKYDALGPDEVKKFFPGDHTHTNVEGAKVNAASVVQGIRNLSDRSIAISYLKNKCRT, encoded by the coding sequence ATGTTGATGTTGGGAGCTGTGCTTACTTCATTTCTTATAATTAAAAACGAAAAGCCAACAATATACATTATCGGCGATTCAACAGTCAGAAATACTAACCGTCCGCAATGCGGATGGGGTGAAATGATTGGCGAGTACTTTGATTCAACGCAAATAAACATCAGCAACCAGGCAATGGCGGGAAGAAGCACAAGAACATTTATTAAAGAAAAAAGGTGGGAGAAAGTTTTATCAACATTAAAGAATGGTGATTATGTCATTATACAGTTTGGTCATAACGAAGGCAGCCGGCCTGATACTTCAAGAGCGGGTTACCGTGGTGTATTAAGAGGCACAGGTGATGAAACAGTTGAATTGACATGGAAAGACAGTACTGTTGAAACCGTACACACATATGGCTGGTATTTGAAAAAGTTTATTAAAGATGCTAAAGCAAAAGGTGCAAGACCCATCATCTGTTCAATGATCCCCCGCAACCAGTTTGTTGAAGGCAAAGTAAAAAGGGCAGATAGAGATTATGGCAAATGGGCAAAAGAAGTAGCTGAAAGCGAAGGGGTTTATTTTATTGATCTGAACAGTATCACTGCAGACAAATACGATGCGTTAGGGCCGGATGAAGTGAAAAAGTTTTTCCCCGGCGATCATACACATACCAATGTGGAAGGTGCAAAAGTAAATGCAGCATCTGTTGTACAGGGTATTCGTAATTTGAGCGACAGGTCCATTGCAATTAGTTATCTTAAAAATAAGTGTAGAACATAA